The genome window GTTCCCATCTTTCCCAATCGTCTTCGCTACTCAATGTATAATCCCCTGTCCAGCCTTCTCCCATCACCCACACATGAGGCTTAAGCATCACCTTTAAATCATGTGATTTTGCATACTCGATCAGTTTGCACGATCCATCCGTTTGTTCCCCCCACCACTGTCGTGAATGATCAAAAGTAACGCTGGGCTGTCCAGAGCGCGAGAAACCGTATGGAATAACAGCAACCCAACCTGCATTAATGCGCTTTACCTCTCCCATTTTATCTTGTGTTATCTCTCTTGGTGGGTTAACAAGGCTTACACCATTGATTAACCCTTCTTTTTCTGATGGCATCATCACCATTGCCAAACAGCCACAAATCAGAAGTATAGATAAAAGAAGTATGCGCATAAGGAAAGATACTACAGGATCGCAAAATCGGTTTAATTTTTCTTGAATACAAGATCAATTGCTCAACTTGCTTACCAGTTTCTGATACTTCTGTATCAGATTGGTATCCCTTAGCAAGGGAGCAGACTCTTGTAAGACAAGTAAGTCGTTTCTGGAAATGGCCTCAGCACTGGCTAACTGTAGACTCAATCGATCGTAATAATATAAAAAAACACGGTTGATAAGTTCTTCTGATTCTTTTTCTCTTTTCAATAATAAAAAGACATGCCCCAACTGAACGTCTGCATATGAAGGTTTCAAATGCTCAAAATATAGTTTTTGATAGGCAAAATTCGCAAGCTCTTCTGCTCTCCTCCTATTGTCTTGCTCAAGATAGCTTCTGATTAATTGATTAAAGGCAAACTTGATCGGAGCGATCATCCGTGCCTCATAATCTTCTTGATTAAAATAAATATCTTCATTCGCGAGATTAGAATAGTCAGCATTCTTCACTAAGTTTTCGTAAGATTTCTCCAGATTCATTTGAGTTCCTTCCGAGCTGGAACGATGAGGTGTCCATTTATAGATCATGCCCTCCTGACTCAAGTAAGGTTGTATGTCTATATTAATACTATTCATCGAAGTATAGTTGAAATAAATAGGCCTATCCCATCCATTCGAATACAGCAGATCTAAGATTGCTAGCTCGTTTTTAGCTAGATAGTTCGCTTTCACGCTAAAATCAATGGGCCCTTTGGATGTGGTGAGACTAATCTGCTTTGAAGGCAAAAAATGATAATAATCTCCTGAGGCATTCTTAACTTTTAATTGAGGATTGTCAGCTTTCAAGGCGTCCATATACTTACCCCACGATATTGGTGAATTCATTACTTCGCGAATGTAAAGTGGTTCGTATGGACCGTATTGGTTTTCGTTGTACTTGAGAGTCAGGTTAAATGGTGGCGAATCATAGTATGCTCTACTCAGTTGATTAATGTACCAATCCGCATTGAAATAGCTTAAGACCATAACGCGTACATCTGTACGAAAATCCTCCACTTCTTGCAAGTACCAAAGTGGAAAGGTATCATTATCCGCTCCTGTAAATAACACCGCTCCTTCATCACAGCTGTTCAATACATTTCTTGCATGGTCAATTTGAAATGTTCTATTGGATCGATTATGATCATCCAAATTCTGATAAAACATCCAAGCTGGTACGCAAAAAGCAATGAACGCTGACAAGTAAACTACTTTCTTATTTTTGACAATGTGAGACAGACTCATAATGCCAAGCCCTATCCAAATACTAAAAGCCACGTACGATCCCACATAGATATAGTCCCTCTCTCGTGGCTCATTAGGTGTGCCATTTAAGTACATGACCAAAAGAACACCAGTAATCAGGAAGAATGACAATTGAGTCATAAACCCGTTTCGATCCTTCTTTGACTGGATGATGAAGCCTAGCAATCCCAATAAGATCGGTATCATAAAGTATTGATTATTGGCTCTATTATAATCAATCGCTGATCTATTCGCCAACCCTTTCCAGGGAGTCAACCACTCTGCATGTTGCACATCACTTGACCGCCCGGCAAAATTCCACATCATGTACCTACCATACATATGCCCCAGCTGATATTTCCACATAAAAGTGAGATTATCTCCAAAACGTGGCTTCTCACCTACTGACAAATTGGTCCATTTGCGATAGGTTTCCATATGATTGTGGTCATTACTGTATATCCTGGGAAGGATAGTCATTCGATCATCTTGATAATGATATGTTGAAATTTCTCCAACTTCCTCGTATCGTCCCTCATTGACGATATAGGATTTTGCTTTTGGTGAGACTTCATCTATTTGCGCATCAAAATAGGGCCCATATAGCAAAGGGCGGCTAGGATATGACTCCCTATTCATATAAGGTTTAATCTTAGCTAAGTTACTCGGGCTGAATTCATTGATTGGAGGATGCTGTGCGGATCGAACAAAGAGCATGATATAAGGAGTAAATCCTGCAATCACAAGCATAGCAGATGTTACGACAATTCTTGATACAGGAAACTTATTCCAGACTATAAAGGTGATTGACGCCACCAGCAAAGCCAGGAGAAATAATCCCGAATAAAAAGGGAAGTACCAATTGTTTACCAGCAATAGATCTAGTCTAAAAATCCACTCAAAAAGATCTACAGCGACAACTTTGCTGATTATTAGAATAGAGGCTACCCCTAAACCAAATGAGATAGCAATAGATTTCCAATTGAAACTCATATTGCCTCGCCAGATTAAAAAACAAACGGGCAACACAAGAATACACATGGGGTGCACACAATAAGATAAACCTGTGAGATAAGAGAGAAGTTTTATCCTTTTTTGCTGATCTGTTTCACTGAGTTTGCTTCCCTCTTTAGAAAGCCATATGAGTAACATCATACAGAAGATCGATGGACCATAGGTTTCCGCCTCTACTGCTGAAAACCAAAATGAATCTGAGAAAGCTAAGCACAATGCACCTCCAAAGCTCCCAGCAAATAACACCCTTTGATTTTTAAACAGTTTGCCACCCAAATACCAGCTGATTAAAAAAGTGAATCCGACTGCTCCAGCGGAGAAAAAAGCGGACATGAGATTAACATACCAGGCAACTCGAGTGACATCACCTAAAGCCAACATGGAAAACAACCTACCCATCAGCAAAGTCAGTGGGGTTCCTGGGGTGTGTGGTACTTGTAATTTGTAAGCCGCGGCTATCATCTCAGAGCAATCCCATAGAGAAGCTGTAGGCTCCAAAGTCAGCAAATAGGTAATGAAAGATGTAAAAAAAACTATTAGCAATCCAGCGTTCTGTAATGGTTCTTTTTTAAAATACGCAGGCCATTCGTCCATTGATCGAATACTCACCATTCCAAATACAGGAAGCAGGATACCCGTCATAAGCACGATCGACCCAACTCCTAAAGTGAGCATACCAAAACCGTGAGGTTCAGGATCAAGAGCCATCATAAGTAGCGCTACGAGTTGTAGTGCAAACCCAATTATGAAATAAATTCCTTTCCGATTGATTGCATTGATTTTCATCAAACAATCATATGTATTAGACCGACAGATGATGGTTAAACAGTATGAAGAAGTGTTAAATCCATGTTAAAATGATTGATAACCTTTCATTCTTTACGTACCAGAGTTATTTTTAAAATAAAATCCATTGAAAAAGCGACTATTATTCGGGTGTATTATTCTCAGTTTATTAGTGTGTGCTCAGATATATTGGTTTTCAAAAGCATATCACGCGAATGCTTCTGAGTTTGACCACACGGTATCCGTAGCACTCTACAATGTAGCTGATACCATGTCAGAGCAGGCTAGTGTCGAGAAAGTCTCGTCTAATTACTTTTATGTGACTACTAATAGTTCATTTTCTAGCAAGACGATTGACACCTTAATCCAAAAGGAATTTTCTGCTCGAAATCTATCTCTTGACTATGAGATAGGGGTGTATAATGCCAAAGATGATTCGTTAGTTCACGGTAAATATGTAAAAGCAGACCTTCCTGCACAGATCAAAAACGATTATCAAGAATCAGATGAAGTCATTAAAAATTTCGCCGTGTTGTTCCCAACTCGGAAAAGTTTCTTGGTGAGTCAAATGGATGTTTGGGTTCTGGTTACACTCGTACTTGTTCTTATCTTTTCATCTTATTTTCCATCTTTTTTCTCTTCAAAAAATAGTACTCAAATTCGATTAGGTAAAACTTGTCTGGACTTTCATAATCAACAGTTAAAAGTGAACGACCTCTCCTATCGACTTACTTATAAGGAAAATAAAATTCTCCAGTTGTTTTTTGAGAATCCTAATGAGGTAATTGAACGAGAAGTTTTTTTGGAGCGTGTATGGCAAAGAGATGGCTTTTTTACAGCTCGAAGTATGGACGTCTTCATATCAAAAATCAGAAAATATCTAAGCAATGACCAATCTATCAAGATTGAGAATCTTCGATCTATAGGATATCGTCTGCATGTATCACGTCGAAAAAAGTAGAATACATTGGGTATTAAATTCTACCGTACTGGGAACACAAATACCCATTAAGTAAGTACATCCGTGGTTCCTGTTGTTATTATCTTAAATTCCTGACATGGAACCATCACTGAATACCTGGACCATTATCTTCTTGATAGCTGCTACACAAGGCGTATTTCTCAGTGTCATGCTATTCTTTAGGAAGTCAGGTGCAAACAAGATACTGGGTGGATTAATCTTGGGATTTAGTCTTTGCCTTCTATTCTATGTTGCTTACTGGACCGGGTATTTCAGATTACTCCCCTGGCGCGTCTCGGCTATTCAAGGTCTAACTTTTATGTTTGGGCCACTCGCTTATTTCTATTTACGTTCGGATCGAAAAAAGCTTTTCTTTAATTACTGGCACTTTCTCCCTTTTGTTTTATACACAGTATACTTTGCCTCAGATGTACCACCTCGAATTATTCCAAGGCACTTCTTAGCAATAATTCAAGTTTCTCATCTTTTGATCTATTCAAGCATACTCTTTTATTGGCTCTCTCGAAACAAAGGGTATAGCAATGGTGCATTGAAGAGATATACATGGCAAAACAAAGTAGCGTGGGCATTCATGAGCTATTCTCTTAGTTTTCTACTTTATTATGTACTCGTCTGGACTGGACTTTTAAAGGTCGAGTATGATTATGTGATTTCTTTAGCATCCTCTTTCTTCATTTACTTTATTGGGTACCATGGCTTTCAAAAACAAGAAGTATTAAAAATGAATGAGGGTAGAAACTATGACAAGTCCTCCCTAAGTCCATCTGCAAGTCATTCTATTATGAAAAAACTGAAAGCATTGATGGAAGACGAAAAGCCCTACTTAAAAAACTCTCTTAGATTAAATGACATTGCAGATCAACTGCAGATACTTCCACACCATATATCTCAGGTCATTAATGAAATAGAGGAAAAAAACTTTTCAGACTATATAAACAAGTACAGGATTGAAGAGGCAAAAAAACTCCTAATTGAATCTAACTATAAAGTCCTTCATGTGGCATTCGATTCAGGCTTCAATAATAAAGCTTCCTTCAATAATGCTTTCAAGAAAACAACCGGTGTAACCCCAAGTAAGTACCGTGAATCCTCTATGGAGCATTACTCAAATGAGTAAAATATTATAAGAGTAGACCTTTTACTTATTTGATGTGGGTAGTTTGGATATCAGAAACAAAATATTCATTCTGATGATCCCAAGATTAACTATAGCTATTTTTTCGTTTCAAATGCTTTGCCTTGCATTTACGCAACAAACTGATAGATCCATTCTCACTGAGAGAAATTTGGTTGATGGATCTTTTATAAAAGATTACACTAACAAGTGGAAGGTGACCTATGTAGCTAATGATGGCAAAGAAACACCAAACAAAGTATGGACTGATTACGGACAAATTATTGAGCTCAATGGAAAGATATATTTTCATCGAATTCAAGACTTGTATGATCCAAAAATGAATCTTCAGGAAACCTGGATCAATATGGTTGAATATCCTTCTTTGAGGCCAGTAAGCTTTTCCAGAACTACTCCAACCGGCCAATTCACATTCATCCAATTTGATGGGAATAAGGTTAATAGCATATCGAACTTTCAATCAGAAAGTTTAACCCCTTCTGGCACAAATGTCGAGTTAGTTGAAAGTGCATATGATTGGAATCTATATGGAATGCTACTAGTGGCACTTCCTTTTGAAGAAGGTCTTACTTCTAAACTCCCCTTTTATTCAACTCAAACAGGAGCTCTGGATTGGTTAATCACGACTGTAGAGGGTCAGGAAAGTCTAGTACTATCAAATGAGGAGATTGTAACAACCTGGAAGTTATCAACTAATCAAAACCTTACTTTTTGGCTCACAAAATCAGCTCCCTATGTACATCGATTGGAACTTGAATTACAAAACAATGCAAAGCTCATCTGGGAAACTCTATAAAATTTGATCATGAAAAAGAATATAATACTACTTGTTTATCTTCTATCCACTCAAGTCTTTGGGCAGAATTTAATTCAAAATGCAAACAAGAAGTTTGGAAATCAGGAATGGGAAAGTGCTGCAAAGGACTACACCGAACACTTGAAAAAGAATGGTACAGACTCATCAGCCTGGTATAGCCTGGCCTTTTGTCAAATGAAGATGAGAGAGTATGATAAGTCGATTGAGAATTTTCAAAAAGCAAAAGAAACCAACTTTAATCCCGTTTTTGTTGATTTCAATTTATCTAAAGCATATGCTTTGAAAGGAGATACCCAAGACATGTACTCAGCGCTGGAAAGTGCTGCTCAAAATGGTCTCCCCACTTATACTCGTCTAATTTCCGATAAGGAGTTTGAGCAATATCAAGATTCAGACAGGTTTCAGAAAATTTTAAAAAAGGTGGAGTTAAATGCATACCCGTGTTTAAGTAATTCAAATTTTCGGCACTTCGATTTCTGGATAGGAGAATGGGATGTGTACGCTAATGGAAGAAAAGCAGGTGTTAATTCTATCACCAAAGCAAAAGGAGGTTGTGCTATTCATGAAAATTATACAACCGCCGGAAACTACTCAGGACAGAGCATCAACTTCTACAGTCCGGTGGATAAGAAATGGCACCAACATTGGGTAGGTAGTTCTGGAGATGTATACAACTATATTGAAACAAAGCGTGAAGAAGGACTTTTACAATTTGTAAGTGAATTTATGGGTCCGCAGGGAAGCATAACACTTTCTAGATTGACATTC of Marinobacter alexandrii contains these proteins:
- a CDS encoding DUF2723 domain-containing protein, with amino-acid sequence MKINAINRKGIYFIIGFALQLVALLMMALDPEPHGFGMLTLGVGSIVLMTGILLPVFGMVSIRSMDEWPAYFKKEPLQNAGLLIVFFTSFITYLLTLEPTASLWDCSEMIAAAYKLQVPHTPGTPLTLLMGRLFSMLALGDVTRVAWYVNLMSAFFSAGAVGFTFLISWYLGGKLFKNQRVLFAGSFGGALCLAFSDSFWFSAVEAETYGPSIFCMMLLIWLSKEGSKLSETDQQKRIKLLSYLTGLSYCVHPMCILVLPVCFLIWRGNMSFNWKSIAISFGLGVASILIISKVVAVDLFEWIFRLDLLLVNNWYFPFYSGLFLLALLVASITFIVWNKFPVSRIVVTSAMLVIAGFTPYIMLFVRSAQHPPINEFSPSNLAKIKPYMNRESYPSRPLLYGPYFDAQIDEVSPKAKSYIVNEGRYEEVGEISTYHYQDDRMTILPRIYSNDHNHMETYRKWTNLSVGEKPRFGDNLTFMWKYQLGHMYGRYMMWNFAGRSSDVQHAEWLTPWKGLANRSAIDYNRANNQYFMIPILLGLLGFIIQSKKDRNGFMTQLSFFLITGVLLVMYLNGTPNEPRERDYIYVGSYVAFSIWIGLGIMSLSHIVKNKKVVYLSAFIAFCVPAWMFYQNLDDHNRSNRTFQIDHARNVLNSCDEGAVLFTGADNDTFPLWYLQEVEDFRTDVRVMVLSYFNADWYINQLSRAYYDSPPFNLTLKYNENQYGPYEPLYIREVMNSPISWGKYMDALKADNPQLKVKNASGDYYHFLPSKQISLTTSKGPIDFSVKANYLAKNELAILDLLYSNGWDRPIYFNYTSMNSINIDIQPYLSQEGMIYKWTPHRSSSEGTQMNLEKSYENLVKNADYSNLANEDIYFNQEDYEARMIAPIKFAFNQLIRSYLEQDNRRRAEELANFAYQKLYFEHLKPSYADVQLGHVFLLLKREKESEELINRVFLYYYDRLSLQLASAEAISRNDLLVLQESAPLLRDTNLIQKYQKLVSKLSN
- a CDS encoding winged helix-turn-helix domain-containing protein, with the protein product MKKRLLFGCIILSLLVCAQIYWFSKAYHANASEFDHTVSVALYNVADTMSEQASVEKVSSNYFYVTTNSSFSSKTIDTLIQKEFSARNLSLDYEIGVYNAKDDSLVHGKYVKADLPAQIKNDYQESDEVIKNFAVLFPTRKSFLVSQMDVWVLVTLVLVLIFSSYFPSFFSSKNSTQIRLGKTCLDFHNQQLKVNDLSYRLTYKENKILQLFFENPNEVIEREVFLERVWQRDGFFTARSMDVFISKIRKYLSNDQSIKIENLRSIGYRLHVSRRKK
- a CDS encoding helix-turn-helix transcriptional regulator; its protein translation is MEPSLNTWTIIFLIAATQGVFLSVMLFFRKSGANKILGGLILGFSLCLLFYVAYWTGYFRLLPWRVSAIQGLTFMFGPLAYFYLRSDRKKLFFNYWHFLPFVLYTVYFASDVPPRIIPRHFLAIIQVSHLLIYSSILFYWLSRNKGYSNGALKRYTWQNKVAWAFMSYSLSFLLYYVLVWTGLLKVEYDYVISLASSFFIYFIGYHGFQKQEVLKMNEGRNYDKSSLSPSASHSIMKKLKALMEDEKPYLKNSLRLNDIADQLQILPHHISQVINEIEEKNFSDYINKYRIEEAKKLLIESNYKVLHVAFDSGFNNKASFNNAFKKTTGVTPSKYRESSMEHYSNE
- a CDS encoding tetratricopeptide repeat protein; translated protein: MKKNIILLVYLLSTQVFGQNLIQNANKKFGNQEWESAAKDYTEHLKKNGTDSSAWYSLAFCQMKMREYDKSIENFQKAKETNFNPVFVDFNLSKAYALKGDTQDMYSALESAAQNGLPTYTRLISDKEFEQYQDSDRFQKILKKVELNAYPCLSNSNFRHFDFWIGEWDVYANGRKAGVNSITKAKGGCAIHENYTTAGNYSGQSINFYSPVDKKWHQHWVGSSGDVYNYIETKREEGLLQFVSEFMGPQGSITLSRLTFTLNEDGTVRQLFESSSDDGKTWTPAFDGLYKRKN